A part of Rhinolophus ferrumequinum isolate MPI-CBG mRhiFer1 chromosome 11, mRhiFer1_v1.p, whole genome shotgun sequence genomic DNA contains:
- the UBQLNL gene encoding ubiquilin-like protein: MPHIFSQTPRMAPAGRPSDLPADKNISLNVIRVIVKTPGKQKDFMITEDTSVRQFKEKLSAHFKCQMDQLVLVFMGRLLKDHDILSQWGILDGHTIHLVIKSKQGSRSVAHSSQKLLTNEPCYQDRNTRGNSSGVYQPDSVSHTPVESALSVEPDASQVHTQHLEVGSPEHAAQEMENPSIQLLLSNTDLMIQLISEHPDMQQLMQQNPEVSHILNHSETLRQMLELARNLAIIQEIMQIQQSAQNLEHPLNTPSQLGGEKIPGGSNALGQSHADSNDQMLNSSQDSFRDNIFTALLRGQVLEHVQSSPPSPPSPQEKWDQLLKTQVIYTSSCGLSSMTSDSATPNKVYHTSRANTVANSSKGQSHTCTIQQPSGVPNIVITQQPQEEGKDATFSLDSSDQRLEDEQTSSQITGSMMQLLLNNSYLAAQMMSFMSMSQLSEQWRQQLPTFLQQTQLSDMLIALANPKALQVMLKIEQGVQQLATEAPVLLPWVAPYLWGLGWLPAPSCSYPDTEPWDWDVPDVAETKGPECNHKSGALLQKLQSLARDPSHIPQAPEIRFSKQMETLQAMGFENHHANLQALIATAGDTSAAIRKLKRFQGF; the protein is encoded by the coding sequence ATGCCACATATCTTCTCTCAAACACCCAGAATGGCTCCGGCTGGACGTCCTTCAGATCTGCCTGCAGACAAGAACATCTCTCTGAATGTCATTCGAGTGATAGTGAAGACACCAGGCAAGCAGAAAGACTTTATGATAACTGAAGATACCTCGGTAAGGCAGTTTAAGGAGAAGCTATCGGCTCACTTTAAATGCCAAATGGACCAATTAGTACTGGTTTTCATGGGCCGTCTTCTCAAAGACCATGACATACTGAGTCAGTGGGGCATCCTAGATGGCCACACCATCCACTTGGTCATCAAATCTAAGCAAGGATCCAGATCCGTGGCCCATTCCTCCCAGAAACTTCTGACCAATGAGCCCTGCTACCAGGACAGAAACACCAGAGGAAACAGCAGTGGGGTATACCAACCTGATAGTGTGAGTCACACCCCCGTGGAATCAGCTCTCTCTGTAGAACCTGATGCATCTCAGGTGCATACCCAGCACCTGGAAGTGGGAAGTCCAGAGCATGCAGCACAGGAGATGGAGAATCCTAGCATCCAGCTGCTTCTGTCCAACACAGATCTCATGATACAGCTCATCTCAGAGCACCCAGACATGCAACAATTGATGCAGCAGAACCCAGAAGTCTCACACATTCTTAACCATTCTGAGACCCTACGGCAGATGCTAGAGCTGGCCAGGAACCTTGCCATTATTCAGGAGATCATGCAGATCCAGCAATCTGCACAGAATCTTGAGCATCCACTGAACACACCATCACAGCTGGGCGGAGAGAAAATCCCAGGTGGGTCCAATGCCTTGGGTCAGAGCCATGCTGATTCCAATGACCAAATGCTGAACAGCTCCCAAGATTCCTTTAGGGACAACATTTTCACAGCTCTCCTGAGAGGACAAGTGCTGGAACATGTCCAGTCCTCTCCCCCatctccaccctcaccccaggaAAAGTGGGACCAGCTCCTTAAAACCCAAGTCATCTATACTAGTTCTTGTGGTTTATCTTCCATGACTTCAGACAGTGCTACTCCCAACAAGGTGTATCATACTTCAAGGGCCAATACTGTCGCTAATTCCAGCAAGGGCCAGAGTCATACCTGTACCATTCAGCAGCCATCTGGGGTACCTAACATAGTGATcacccagcagccccaggaagaGGGCAAAGATGCCACCTTCTCTCTAGATAGCTCTGACCAGAGGTTAGAGGATGAGCAGACCAGCTCTCAGATCACAGGAAGCATGATGCAATTGCTTTTGAACAACTCCTACCTGGCAGCCCAGATGATGTCGTTCATGAGTATGTCCCAGCTGAGTGAACAGTGGAGGCAGCAGCTGCCCACCTTCCTGCAGCAGACACAGCTTTCTGACATGCTTATAGCCCTAGCCAACCCTAAGGCATTGCAAGTAATGCTGAAGATTGAGCAGGGTGTGCAGCAACTGGCCACTGAGGCTCCCGTTCTTCTGCCTTGGGTTGCACCTTACCTCTGGGGCCTGGGCTGGCTTCCTGCACCCAGCTGCAGCTACCCTGACACAGAGCCCTGGGACTGGGATGTGCCAGATGTGGCTGAGACCAAAGGGCCTGAGTGCAACCACAAATCTGGAGCACTTCTGCAGAAGCTACAATCCTTAGCTAGAGATCCTTCCCACATTCCGCAAGCCCCTGAGATTCGTTTCAGCAAGCAAATGGAGACTCTTCAGGCCATGGG